The proteins below come from a single Chlamydiota bacterium genomic window:
- a CDS encoding DUF3786 domain-containing protein — translation MCAAGGGGKGNDAGDLMRRVAGLRRELSCLDPASLAARAGGRWRAAGPGAGEILLAVWRKEVSVSIPGFVARDPSTGRECDPGTQALLAYHLRLTDGSPAEGRWVSFSELPDGAFYSRAFQGYTGDAIIRAFGRDLPLLGRAAEKLGGAREQEGDLSYSYRPLPRIPILLVCWRGDEEFPPFAKLLFDASAPRHLPTDVCAVLGGTLARRLARMRGDFDGTGGAG, via the coding sequence GTGTGTGCCGCGGGGGGGGGCGGAAAGGGCAACGACGCCGGCGACCTGATGCGGCGGGTCGCGGGGCTCCGCCGGGAGCTCTCCTGCCTGGATCCCGCCTCGCTCGCCGCGCGGGCGGGGGGGCGGTGGCGCGCGGCGGGCCCGGGCGCGGGTGAGATCCTGCTCGCCGTCTGGAGAAAGGAGGTTTCGGTCTCCATCCCCGGCTTCGTCGCCCGGGATCCGTCGACCGGGAGGGAGTGCGATCCGGGGACGCAGGCGCTCCTGGCCTACCATCTCCGTCTCACCGACGGCTCGCCGGCGGAGGGGCGATGGGTCTCGTTCTCGGAGCTCCCCGACGGCGCGTTCTACTCCAGGGCCTTCCAGGGCTACACGGGCGACGCGATCATCCGCGCCTTCGGCCGCGACCTGCCCCTGCTCGGGCGCGCCGCGGAGAAACTCGGCGGCGCACGCGAACAGGAGGGAGACCTCTCCTACTCGTACCGCCCGCTCCCGCGGATCCCGATCCTGCTCGTCTGCTGGCGCGGCGACGAGGAGTTCCCCCCGTTCGCGAAACTCCTTTTCGACGCCTCCGCGCCGCGCCATCTCCCGACCGACGTCTGCGCCGTCCTCGGCGGCACGCTGGCGCGGCGGCTCGCCAGGATGCGGGGGGATTTCGATGGAACCGGCGGCGCGGGATAG
- a CDS encoding VWA domain-containing protein, which translates to MRRIGVIAAALLALPAAGRARTVNIEYILDSSGSMHGLVGGETKLDIARRTLLDLLGRLPRDAAEVELNVGLRVYGHRTGDREDPAVGCKDTALEVPLNGVDEAAIRSRVEGLRARGRTPIEYALREAANDFPAGPGHDNIVILISDGKETCGGDPCAAAKALREAGVGLRIHVVGFDIKPEERAELECIAREGGGGYFPADSAAGLAEALTKAQSRALREESESVTVRVASAGTLRFDPADWVARDPYTVKIVSAADGREVAARKGTLADISLPPGAYRVVWRQTEHGTNDIDLGGEVAVKAGETAVVRLNTGIRLVPARWIASPPCQWTLKDPASGKTIVRVRGTWDAVPAPVGVYSLWYRQWEHGSSEMCLARSVTIADGKCLEVDVNTGLGIVPPQEGAPAPYRWVLIAKGTGKEVVTVNGEWGPVPVPPGVYILKMRQTEHGHSLSEVVSDLVIGDGQVVELRL; encoded by the coding sequence ATGAGACGGATCGGCGTGATCGCCGCGGCGCTGCTCGCACTCCCCGCGGCGGGGCGGGCGAGGACGGTGAATATAGAGTACATCCTCGACTCCTCCGGGAGCATGCACGGACTCGTCGGCGGGGAGACGAAGCTCGACATCGCCAGGAGAACGCTCCTGGATCTCCTAGGGCGGCTTCCCCGCGACGCCGCGGAGGTCGAGCTGAACGTGGGGCTCCGCGTCTACGGGCACCGGACCGGCGACCGGGAGGATCCCGCCGTCGGCTGCAAAGACACCGCGCTCGAGGTTCCCCTCAACGGCGTCGACGAGGCGGCGATCAGATCCAGGGTCGAGGGGCTGCGGGCGCGCGGGAGGACGCCGATCGAGTACGCGCTCCGGGAGGCGGCGAACGACTTTCCCGCGGGACCGGGGCACGACAACATCGTGATTCTGATCAGCGACGGCAAGGAGACGTGCGGCGGCGACCCGTGCGCGGCGGCGAAAGCGCTCCGCGAGGCGGGGGTGGGGCTGCGGATCCACGTGGTCGGCTTCGACATCAAACCGGAGGAGCGGGCGGAGCTGGAGTGCATCGCCAGGGAGGGCGGGGGGGGCTATTTCCCCGCAGACTCCGCGGCGGGGCTCGCAGAGGCCCTCACGAAGGCGCAGTCGCGGGCGCTGAGAGAGGAATCCGAATCGGTCACCGTTAGGGTCGCCTCCGCCGGGACGCTCCGTTTCGATCCCGCCGATTGGGTGGCGCGGGATCCGTATACGGTGAAGATCGTCTCCGCGGCGGACGGGCGCGAGGTAGCCGCCCGGAAGGGGACCCTCGCGGATATTTCGCTACCCCCCGGCGCGTACCGCGTCGTCTGGCGCCAGACCGAGCACGGGACGAACGACATCGACCTCGGCGGGGAGGTGGCGGTCAAGGCGGGGGAGACCGCCGTGGTCCGGCTCAACACCGGCATCCGCCTTGTTCCCGCGCGTTGGATCGCGTCCCCCCCGTGCCAGTGGACGCTCAAGGATCCCGCGAGCGGGAAGACGATTGTCCGGGTCCGCGGGACGTGGGACGCCGTCCCCGCACCCGTCGGGGTCTACTCGCTCTGGTACCGGCAGTGGGAACACGGCTCCAGCGAGATGTGCCTGGCGAGATCGGTGACGATCGCCGACGGGAAATGCCTTGAGGTGGACGTGAACACGGGGCTCGGCATCGTCCCGCCGCAGGAGGGCGCCCCGGCGCCGTACCGGTGGGTGCTCATTGCGAAGGGGACAGGGAAGGAGGTCGTCACCGTGAACGGGGAGTGGGGCCCCGTGCCGGTGCCGCCGGGGGTCTACATCCTCAAGATGCGCCAGACCGAGCACGGGCACTCCCTCTCGGAGGTGGTTTCGGACCTCGTGATCGGGGACGGGCAGGTCGTGGAGCTGCGGCTGTAG
- the deoC gene encoding deoxyribose-phosphate aldolase, producing MKEADYDRELARLIDHTLLKTDAKKADFDRACAEAKKYHFRSVCVFSGDVEYVAGKLRGSDVIPIAVVGFPHGQMTPVAKAFEAHDAIVRRGAQEIDMVINVSALKSKHYIMVLDDIQQVVKACEGKPVKVIIETGLLSTYEKVCACCLAKTAGARFIKTSTGKEEGGATVEDVKLMREVVGDEVLIKASGGIKTAEFAYALIAAGANRIGTSQSVAIVTGKTARGAY from the coding sequence ATGAAGGAAGCTGACTACGACCGGGAACTCGCGAGGCTGATCGACCACACCCTCCTGAAGACGGACGCGAAAAAGGCCGATTTCGACCGCGCCTGCGCGGAGGCGAAAAAGTACCATTTCCGTTCGGTCTGCGTCTTCTCGGGGGACGTGGAGTACGTGGCGGGCAAGCTCCGCGGCTCCGATGTGATCCCGATCGCGGTGGTGGGCTTCCCGCACGGCCAGATGACGCCGGTCGCCAAGGCGTTCGAGGCGCACGACGCCATCGTCCGGCGGGGGGCGCAGGAGATCGACATGGTCATCAACGTCAGCGCCCTCAAGAGCAAGCACTACATCATGGTCCTCGATGATATCCAGCAGGTGGTGAAGGCGTGCGAGGGGAAGCCGGTGAAGGTGATCATCGAGACGGGGCTCCTCAGCACCTACGAGAAGGTCTGCGCCTGCTGCCTCGCCAAGACCGCCGGCGCGCGTTTCATCAAGACCTCGACCGGGAAGGAGGAGGGGGGGGCGACGGTCGAGGACGTGAAGCTGATGCGCGAGGTCGTGGGCGACGAGGTGCTGATCAAGGCGAGCGGGGGGATCAAGACGGCCGAGTTCGCCTACGCGCTCATCGCGGCCGGCGCGAACCGCATCGGGACGAGCCAGTCGGTCGCGATCGTGACGGGGAAGACGGCGAGAGGGGCGTACTGA
- a CDS encoding phosphotransferase — protein MLLELHCHSSRYSACSTLSPLELVRAARAKALQGIVFTEHHRLWSDEELRALRVEAEVENQFAILSGQEVSTDGGHVLVYGAGESIAPGATLAQLRKRFPRAALVLAHPYRGGGAVRSAELCNPAFDAIEIFSGNQTVRENCRGLMDWHRHKFTAVSGTDSHSSAFLAVYPAQFDHPVRSIEELAGEIRAGRCRPFFKEVPKSGASLELVEITIGTKGEDEARPRLIFRRYDRRTKWEKASRAFEIVEAIYRRGFDAGPFRVPAPIDREPETRTIIEEGLRGRSLYDRLKRGAPPGGGAHLDLAARWLARLHSLRLRVTPPDEFLPNERRRLARYVTSFSRIGHPGAETAKAIASEVLACEARIVAEAPEALVQCHGDYHPKNILIGRDRADDEATRFASAIDFESSYVAPPAFDVGCFLAQYENQCAALPGVLAEFPAGRFLARYRRHAGGLPREFSAHVRVFQARANLSIASYLIAVGKGDSADLERTMRHAETALGRSCGRGGRRARAVTPAGPIGRGGGGG, from the coding sequence GTGCTCCTGGAACTCCACTGCCACTCCTCGAGATACTCCGCCTGCAGCACCCTCTCCCCACTGGAGCTCGTCCGCGCCGCGCGGGCGAAGGCCCTCCAGGGGATCGTCTTCACCGAGCACCACCGCCTATGGAGCGACGAGGAGCTCCGGGCGCTTCGCGTCGAGGCGGAGGTGGAGAATCAGTTCGCCATCCTCTCCGGCCAGGAGGTCTCCACCGACGGGGGGCACGTGCTCGTCTACGGCGCGGGCGAGTCGATCGCCCCGGGCGCGACGCTGGCGCAGCTGCGGAAACGGTTCCCCCGCGCGGCCCTCGTTCTGGCGCACCCGTACCGGGGCGGCGGGGCCGTCCGATCCGCGGAACTCTGCAACCCGGCGTTCGACGCGATCGAGATCTTCAGCGGCAACCAGACGGTGCGGGAGAACTGCCGCGGGCTGATGGACTGGCACCGGCACAAGTTCACCGCCGTCTCCGGCACCGACAGCCATTCCAGCGCCTTCCTGGCGGTCTACCCAGCCCAGTTCGACCACCCGGTGCGGAGCATCGAGGAACTTGCGGGGGAGATTCGAGCGGGGCGCTGCAGGCCGTTCTTCAAGGAGGTGCCGAAATCCGGCGCGAGCCTGGAGCTCGTCGAGATCACCATCGGGACCAAGGGGGAGGACGAGGCGCGCCCGCGCCTGATCTTCAGGCGCTACGACCGGAGGACGAAGTGGGAGAAGGCGTCGCGGGCGTTCGAAATCGTCGAGGCGATATACCGTCGGGGGTTCGACGCGGGCCCGTTCCGCGTTCCCGCGCCGATTGACCGCGAACCGGAAACCCGGACGATCATCGAGGAAGGGCTCCGCGGGAGGTCCCTCTACGACCGGCTCAAGCGCGGCGCGCCGCCGGGTGGGGGCGCCCACCTCGATCTGGCGGCGCGGTGGCTCGCCCGGTTGCATTCCCTCCGGCTCCGCGTGACGCCTCCGGACGAGTTTCTCCCGAACGAGAGGCGCCGCCTCGCCCGCTACGTGACAAGCTTCTCGAGGATCGGGCACCCGGGCGCCGAAACGGCAAAGGCGATCGCCTCGGAGGTGCTCGCCTGCGAGGCGCGCATCGTCGCCGAGGCCCCGGAGGCGCTCGTGCAGTGCCACGGCGACTACCACCCGAAGAACATCCTCATCGGCCGGGACCGGGCGGATGACGAGGCGACGCGTTTCGCCTCCGCGATCGACTTCGAGAGTTCGTACGTCGCCCCCCCCGCCTTCGACGTCGGGTGCTTTCTCGCGCAGTACGAGAACCAGTGCGCCGCGCTCCCGGGGGTGCTCGCGGAATTCCCGGCGGGGCGGTTCCTCGCGCGGTACCGCCGGCATGCCGGCGGCCTGCCGCGGGAATTCTCCGCCCACGTCCGCGTCTTCCAGGCGCGCGCGAATTTGAGCATCGCCTCCTACCTGATCGCCGTGGGGAAGGGCGACAGCGCCGATCTGGAGCGGACGATGCGCCACGCGGAGACGGCGCTCGGCCGTTCGTGCGGGCGGGGCGGTCGACGGGCGCGTGCCGTAACTCCCGCCGGCCCCATCGGCCGCGGAGGAGGAGGCGGATGA
- a CDS encoding LemA family protein, with protein sequence MPIAAAAFVAVAVWAVVAYNRLVRDANLVREAWSGIDVQFRMRYDLVPALVETVKGYRLHERALFEEVAAARARCAGTASIADKGAAESALTRGIRSLFAVAEAYPELKASRNFLDLQKSLTEVEDRIQHARRYYNGTVRDYNIRVESFPGMAVARAARFRRADYFELELATQRDAPGVVL encoded by the coding sequence ATGCCGATCGCCGCCGCCGCGTTCGTCGCGGTCGCCGTCTGGGCCGTTGTCGCGTATAACCGGCTTGTCCGCGACGCCAACCTGGTTCGCGAGGCGTGGAGCGGAATCGACGTGCAGTTCAGGATGCGCTACGACCTCGTGCCCGCGCTCGTGGAGACGGTGAAAGGGTACCGCCTGCACGAGCGCGCGCTCTTCGAGGAGGTCGCCGCGGCGCGCGCCCGCTGCGCCGGCACCGCGTCGATCGCCGACAAGGGCGCCGCGGAGAGCGCCCTCACCCGGGGGATCCGGTCGCTCTTCGCGGTGGCGGAGGCATACCCGGAGCTCAAGGCGAGCCGCAACTTCCTCGACCTCCAGAAAAGCCTGACGGAGGTCGAGGACCGGATACAGCACGCGCGGAGGTATTACAACGGCACCGTGCGCGACTACAACATCCGCGTCGAGTCGTTCCCGGGCATGGCCGTCGCCCGCGCCGCGAGGTTCCGCCGGGCGGACTATTTCGAGCTAGAGCTCGCCACGCAGCGCGATGCGCCGGGGGTCGTCCTGTAA